One stretch of Pirellulales bacterium DNA includes these proteins:
- a CDS encoding CoA-binding protein — protein sequence MPEPTIAILGASPDRLKFGNKAVRAYRQKGYDVYPVNPKGGEIEGLVASRSLAEVPAAHLNRISVYLPPAVLLNVLDDIAAKGCDELWLNPGCDTPEVIAKAQQLGLNVVAACSIVAIGISPSELPG from the coding sequence CCTGAACCCACGATTGCCATTCTGGGCGCGAGCCCCGACCGTTTGAAATTCGGTAACAAGGCGGTACGTGCCTATCGGCAAAAAGGCTACGACGTGTACCCCGTGAACCCCAAGGGGGGTGAAATCGAGGGGCTCGTCGCGTCGCGCAGCCTGGCCGAGGTGCCAGCGGCACACTTGAATCGTATCAGTGTCTATCTTCCCCCGGCGGTCCTGCTGAACGTGCTGGACGACATCGCGGCCAAAGGTTGCGACGAACTATGGCTCAACCCCGGCTGCGACACGCCCGAGGTCATCGCCAAGGCGCAGCAGCTGGGCCTGAACGTCGTTGCGGCCTGTTCGATCGTGGCCATCGGCATCAGCCCGAGCGAATTGCCCGGTTAA
- a CDS encoding tetratricopeptide repeat protein: MPSTSSSTPQQNLAGLRVAFAGKLAGMSRRDAQQLVRVHGGVPIEDVESGADLIVLADQSPALVLVDVLAVAGRRALEEGTLVALNETQFWHRLGLVDQDPHVSRMYTPAMLADLLGVPVATVRRWHRRGLLVAGRQVGKLPYFDFAQVATARQLATLVTAGVSARQIEKQFAALARWFPEPDGSALPAALVAVGKKLLVRSNDGLLEAGGQQRFDFTGRGSATGDRAGNEATSEVVSLGAAPSLPGPADLVETAHALEEGGQLDLAAEMYRAAMAAGGPVPETCFALADVLYRLGDLGSARERYYVAIELDENYVEARANLGCVLAEMGQCDLAVSAFEGALAFHQDFPDAHYHLARVLDDLGRAEQAAEHWRAFLELAPDSPWAVTAREHLAK; the protein is encoded by the coding sequence ATGCCAAGCACTTCCTCCAGTACGCCGCAGCAGAATCTCGCCGGGCTACGCGTGGCCTTCGCCGGCAAGTTGGCCGGCATGTCGCGTCGTGACGCCCAGCAACTGGTCCGCGTCCACGGAGGTGTGCCGATCGAAGACGTCGAGTCCGGTGCCGACCTGATCGTGTTGGCCGATCAGTCTCCCGCGCTTGTGCTCGTGGATGTGCTCGCAGTCGCCGGGCGCCGCGCGCTCGAAGAGGGAACGCTGGTGGCCCTGAACGAGACGCAGTTCTGGCATCGGCTCGGACTGGTGGATCAGGATCCGCACGTGAGCCGCATGTACACGCCGGCCATGCTGGCCGATTTGTTGGGTGTGCCCGTCGCCACGGTCCGTCGTTGGCACCGTCGTGGTTTGCTGGTCGCAGGACGACAGGTCGGGAAGCTTCCTTATTTCGACTTCGCGCAGGTCGCCACAGCCCGACAGTTGGCCACTTTGGTTACTGCCGGAGTATCGGCGCGTCAGATCGAAAAGCAGTTTGCAGCGCTCGCGCGGTGGTTTCCCGAGCCGGATGGTTCGGCACTGCCAGCGGCGCTGGTCGCTGTGGGAAAAAAACTTCTCGTCCGCTCAAACGACGGGCTGCTCGAAGCTGGCGGCCAGCAACGCTTCGACTTTACCGGCCGTGGATCAGCCACGGGTGATCGTGCCGGAAACGAGGCCACTAGCGAGGTTGTTTCATTGGGGGCCGCGCCATCGCTACCCGGTCCGGCCGATCTGGTTGAGACGGCGCACGCGTTGGAAGAGGGGGGCCAGTTGGATTTGGCCGCCGAGATGTACCGCGCCGCCATGGCGGCTGGCGGACCAGTCCCCGAAACTTGCTTTGCTTTGGCCGACGTGCTGTACCGACTAGGCGACCTTGGCAGCGCCCGTGAGCGGTATTATGTGGCCATCGAGTTGGACGAGAATTACGTCGAAGCCCGGGCCAACCTCGGTTGCGTCCTGGCCGAGATGGGACAATGTGACCTCGCCGTGTCGGCGTTCGAGGGGGCATTGGCCTTCCACCAGGACTTTCCCGACGCGCACTACCACTTGGCACGCGTCCTAGACGACCTGGGTCGCGCAGAGCAGGCCGCCGAGCACTGGCGGGCCTTTCTCGAACTCGCTCCTGACAGCCCCTGGGCGGTTACCGCCCGTGAGCATCTGGCCAAATAG